One genomic window of Clostridium taeniosporum includes the following:
- the asnA gene encoding aspartate--ammonia ligase, producing MKIENIIVPEGYKSKNSLIETEIHIKKIKDFFERALAESLNLIRVSAPLFVQPETGMNDNLNGSERPVSFDVLATGKDVQIVHSLAKWKRYSLHRYGFKPGEGLYTDMNAIRRDEDLDNIHSIYVDQWDWEKIINKEDRNLNTLKDTVKKIYSVFKKAEDFACKELLDQEKFLPEDIFFITTQELEDMYPGKTAKEREDLIAKEKGAVFIMQIGGLLKSGEKHDGRSPDYDDWTMNGDIIFYYPVLDRAFEVSSMGIRVDEKALERQLKEANCEERKNLEFHKMLLDGKLPYTIGGGIGQSRICMFFLRKAHIGEVQASIWDEKNLTICEKHNIRLL from the coding sequence ATGAAGATTGAAAATATTATTGTACCAGAAGGATATAAAAGTAAGAATTCATTAATAGAAACAGAAATTCACATTAAAAAGATTAAAGATTTTTTTGAGAGAGCTCTTGCGGAAAGTTTAAATTTAATTAGAGTATCAGCACCTTTGTTTGTTCAACCTGAAACAGGAATGAATGATAATTTAAATGGCTCTGAAAGACCCGTAAGTTTTGATGTCTTAGCAACAGGAAAAGATGTACAAATAGTTCACTCATTGGCTAAATGGAAAAGATATAGTTTACATAGATATGGATTTAAACCAGGAGAAGGCCTATACACAGATATGAACGCAATAAGAAGAGATGAAGATTTAGACAATATTCATTCTATATATGTTGATCAATGGGATTGGGAGAAAATAATAAATAAAGAAGATAGAAACTTAAATACATTAAAAGATACAGTAAAGAAAATTTATAGTGTATTTAAAAAAGCTGAAGATTTTGCTTGCAAAGAATTATTAGATCAAGAAAAGTTTTTACCAGAAGATATATTCTTTATAACTACCCAAGAGTTAGAAGATATGTATCCAGGAAAAACAGCTAAGGAAAGAGAAGATCTTATAGCAAAAGAAAAAGGCGCAGTATTTATAATGCAAATTGGTGGATTATTAAAATCAGGAGAAAAACATGATGGGAGATCTCCTGACTATGATGATTGGACTATGAATGGAGATATAATTTTTTACTATCCAGTTTTAGATAGAGCATTTGAAGTATCATCAATGGGAATTAGAGTTGATGAAAAAGCTCTAGAAAGACAATTAAAAGAAGCTAACTGCGAAGAAAGAAAAAATCTTGAATTTCATAAAATGTTATTAGATGGAAAGTTACCATACACAATTGGTGGAGGAATAGGTCAATCAAGAATATGTATGTTCTTTTTAAGAAAAGCTCATATAGGAGAAGTTCAGGCTTCAATTTGGGATGAAAAAAATCTAACAATATGTGAAAAACACAATATAAGATTATTATAA
- a CDS encoding L-lactate dehydrogenase gives MVRERKRKISIIGAGFVGSTTAFALMNSGVATEICICDINMDKAIGEVMDLVHGTSFVKPVNIYAGSIAETKDSDVVIITAGAAQKEGETRLDLIEKNYKIFKGFIPEIAKVSPDAILLVASNPVDILAYITYKLSGFPKERVIGTGTVLDTSRLKYVIGKYLNVNNNNIHAYVLGEHGDSEIISWSTASIAGEGFDDYTKKFSLEWDEEIKSVIESDVKNAAYEIISRKKATYYAIALAITKIAESILRDENAILTVSSLMQGEYGINDMYLAIPTIVNRNGAVRIVDPNITEKEIINLRNSANVLKEHISKCEI, from the coding sequence ATGGTAAGGGAAAGAAAACGTAAGATATCAATTATAGGTGCAGGATTTGTTGGTTCAACAACAGCCTTCGCGCTAATGAATAGTGGGGTTGCTACAGAAATTTGTATATGTGATATAAATATGGATAAGGCTATAGGAGAAGTTATGGATTTAGTTCATGGTACTTCATTTGTAAAGCCAGTTAATATATATGCAGGTAGTATAGCTGAAACTAAAGATTCGGATGTAGTTATAATAACAGCTGGTGCAGCTCAAAAAGAAGGAGAAACTAGATTAGATTTAATAGAAAAGAACTATAAAATATTTAAAGGATTTATTCCTGAAATAGCTAAGGTAAGTCCAGATGCTATATTATTAGTTGCATCTAATCCAGTAGATATCTTAGCATATATTACATATAAATTATCAGGATTTCCTAAAGAAAGGGTTATAGGAACAGGTACTGTATTAGATACATCAAGATTAAAATATGTTATAGGTAAGTATTTAAATGTAAATAATAATAATATTCATGCTTACGTTTTAGGTGAACATGGAGATAGTGAAATTATAAGCTGGAGTACTGCAAGCATTGCAGGAGAAGGTTTTGATGATTATACAAAGAAATTCTCATTAGAATGGGATGAAGAGATAAAAAGTGTTATTGAAAGTGATGTTAAAAATGCAGCATATGAAATAATAAGTAGAAAAAAAGCTACTTATTATGCAATTGCATTGGCTATAACTAAAATAGCAGAATCAATACTTAGAGATGAAAATGCTATTTTGACTGTTTCATCATTAATGCAAGGGGAATATGGTATTAATGATATGTATTTAGCTATACCTACTATAGTTAATAGAAATGGAGCAGTAAGAATAGTAGATCCCAATATAACTGAGAAAGAGATAATAAACCTAAGAAATTCAGCTAATGTTTTAAAAGAACATATATCAAAATGTGAAATTTAA
- a CDS encoding dihydroorotate dehydrogenase electron transfer subunit has protein sequence MSTNYKKSKIFSNEKVTDNIYKMVCEDDNAIKAGQFYMLKINGQTLLPRPISICEKEDNKVTFLYAVVGKGTEEFAKLKEGDFINLTGPLGNGFDLDEYLGKVAVVSGGIGTAPMVEVCKVLRRNNKYGLIDVYAGFRDDVYLIDELSKYANKVQVTTNTGKHGHKGFVTDILKPEEYDIVLCCGPEIMMKKVVEMCKEKNVKVHVSMEKHMACGVGACLVCTCKTKDGNKRTCKDGPVFDGYYVEL, from the coding sequence ATGAGTACAAATTATAAAAAATCAAAGATATTTTCCAATGAAAAAGTGACTGATAATATATATAAGATGGTATGTGAAGATGATAATGCCATAAAAGCAGGGCAGTTTTATATGCTTAAGATTAATGGTCAAACATTGCTTCCAAGACCTATAAGTATATGCGAAAAAGAAGATAATAAAGTAACATTTTTATATGCAGTAGTAGGAAAAGGCACAGAAGAATTTGCAAAACTTAAAGAAGGAGATTTTATAAATCTTACAGGACCTCTGGGAAATGGATTTGATTTAGATGAATATCTAGGAAAAGTTGCAGTTGTTTCAGGAGGAATTGGAACAGCGCCTATGGTTGAGGTATGCAAGGTTCTTAGAAGAAATAATAAATATGGACTTATAGATGTTTATGCAGGATTTAGAGATGATGTTTACTTAATAGATGAGCTATCTAAATATGCTAATAAAGTACAAGTAACAACTAATACAGGAAAGCATGGTCATAAGGGTTTTGTTACAGATATATTAAAGCCAGAAGAATATGATATTGTATTATGTTGTGGACCAGAAATCATGATGAAGAAAGTTGTTGAAATGTGTAAAGAAAAAAATGTTAAAGTGCATGTTTCAATGGAAAAGCATATGGCTTGTGGCGTAGGGGCTTGCTTAGTTTGTACTTGTAAAACTAAAGATGGAAATAAAAGAACATGTAAAGATGGTCCAGTATTTGATGGATATTATGTGGAATTATAA
- a CDS encoding biotin--[acetyl-CoA-carboxylase] ligase has translation MENKILNKLKNSSEYISGEILSSELNISRSAIWKHIKSLKLKGYVIKGVSNKGYKLISSPNTLFPNEILPFLKTEKIGKEIKYFSDLASTNKTAKQLADNNKAIDGTLIVAEKQTLGKGRFDREWISPPSGIWFSLVLMPNIPPSEASKITQIAAASVYKALKIFGIKSYIKWPNDIFINGKKLCGILTEMKCDIDRIHYLVLGIGLNVNLDDNEIPAELKNIATSLKIEFKKIFNKSLLLAEIINEFEPLYEKFISKNDISEVIHICRKNSNLLNKKARLITYHKEEIVTCIGIDDNGELIIEDSNGNKKPVTSGEISFKI, from the coding sequence ATGGAAAATAAAATTTTAAATAAATTAAAAAATTCTTCTGAATATATTTCTGGAGAAATATTAAGTTCAGAATTAAATATTTCAAGAAGTGCTATTTGGAAACATATTAAATCATTAAAACTTAAAGGATATGTAATAAAAGGAGTTTCAAATAAAGGTTATAAATTAATTTCATCTCCTAATACATTATTTCCAAATGAAATACTTCCATTTTTAAAGACAGAAAAAATAGGGAAAGAAATAAAGTATTTTTCTGATCTTGCTTCAACAAACAAAACAGCTAAACAATTAGCTGATAATAATAAGGCTATTGATGGAACTTTAATTGTAGCTGAAAAACAAACTTTAGGTAAAGGTCGTTTTGATAGAGAATGGATTTCTCCTCCAAGCGGAATTTGGTTTAGCTTAGTATTAATGCCTAATATTCCTCCATCAGAAGCGTCAAAAATAACACAAATAGCAGCAGCATCTGTTTACAAAGCGCTTAAAATTTTTGGAATTAAATCATATATAAAATGGCCTAACGACATCTTTATTAATGGTAAAAAATTATGTGGAATATTAACTGAAATGAAATGTGACATAGATAGAATACATTATCTTGTATTAGGTATAGGATTAAATGTAAACTTAGATGATAACGAAATTCCAGCTGAACTTAAAAACATTGCAACTTCATTAAAAATAGAATTCAAAAAAATATTTAATAAAAGCTTATTACTTGCAGAAATTATTAATGAATTTGAACCTCTTTACGAAAAATTTATATCAAAAAACGATATATCAGAAGTTATACATATATGTAGAAAAAATTCTAACCTTTTAAATAAAAAAGCACGACTTATAACTTATCATAAAGAAGAAATAGTAACTTGTATTGGAATTGATGATAATGGTGAACTTATAATAGAGGATTCTAATGGAAATAAAAAACCTGTAACTAGTGGCGAAATTAGTTTTAAGATTTAG
- the pflA gene encoding pyruvate formate-lyase-activating protein produces the protein MVKGRIHSIETMGLVDGPGIRVVVFFQGCSLRCKYCHNPDTWTYDGGEEYTPEELVKKLERYKTYFKSSNGGVTFSGGEPLRQPEFLLEVLKLCKERGIHTCLDTSGFGVGNYAEILKYVDLVLFDIKHYDKDGYKNVTNMNIDESLRFLKKIQETKTPIWIRHVVVPGLTDGEDHIRNFKKYISNIKGVEKIELLPYHLLGKNKYDVLNIDYPLEGIPAMDKEIIKKYENIIKE, from the coding sequence ATGGTTAAAGGAAGAATTCATTCAATAGAAACAATGGGATTAGTAGATGGACCGGGGATTAGAGTAGTTGTATTTTTTCAAGGATGTTCTTTAAGATGTAAGTATTGTCATAATCCAGATACTTGGACATATGACGGGGGAGAGGAATATACGCCAGAAGAGTTAGTAAAGAAATTGGAAAGATATAAGACTTATTTTAAAAGTTCTAATGGTGGAGTTACTTTTTCCGGTGGAGAACCATTAAGGCAGCCAGAATTTCTTCTAGAAGTGTTGAAATTATGTAAAGAAAGAGGGATTCATACTTGTTTAGATACTTCAGGATTTGGTGTAGGAAATTATGCTGAGATATTAAAGTATGTGGATTTAGTTTTGTTTGATATAAAACATTATGACAAAGATGGGTATAAAAATGTAACTAATATGAATATTGATGAGTCATTGAGATTTTTAAAGAAAATTCAGGAAACAAAAACTCCTATTTGGATTAGGCATGTTGTTGTCCCGGGTTTAACTGATGGAGAAGATCATATAAGAAATTTTAAGAAATATATATCAAATATAAAAGGTGTAGAAAAAATAGAATTATTACCATATCATTTACTAGGAAAAAATAAATATGATGTTTTAAATATTGATTATCCATTAGAAGGTATACCTGCTATGGATAAAGAAATAATTAAAAAATATGAAAATATTATTAAAGAATAA
- the rd gene encoding rubredoxin: MKKYICDICGYIYDPEIGDVDSNIKPGVKFEDLPSNWICPICHFEKEHFSLL, encoded by the coding sequence ATGAAAAAATATATTTGTGATATTTGTGGATATATATATGATCCTGAAATAGGTGATGTAGATAGTAATATCAAACCTGGTGTAAAATTCGAAGATTTACCTTCTAATTGGATTTGTCCTATATGCCATTTTGAAAAAGAACACTTTTCCTTGTTATAA
- a CDS encoding dihydroorotate dehydrogenase, producing the protein MLKVNINGVEFKNPVIAASGTFGFGAEYNNFYDVGMLGGISSKGLTLNVKAGNDGLRVYETPSGMMNSVGLQNPGIDGFIKNELPKMQELNTNILANVGGGCFEDYAEAIEKLNNTVVNMIELNISCPNVKCGGMAYGIKSEVAYEFVKQIKQICKKPLMVKLSPNAENIVEMAAKCEEAGADSLSLINTLKGLAIDPYKRKPIFNNVYAGLSGPAVKPVALRMVHEVSKAVSIPVIGLGGISNGIDAIEFMMAGARAIQIGTINFVNPMAGKEIIEEMESFCKEQGIKDINEIVGVI; encoded by the coding sequence ATGTTAAAAGTAAATATAAATGGTGTGGAATTTAAAAATCCAGTTATAGCAGCTTCAGGAACTTTTGGTTTTGGTGCAGAATATAACAATTTTTACGATGTAGGTATGTTAGGTGGAATATCTTCTAAGGGGTTAACTCTTAATGTTAAAGCAGGTAATGATGGATTACGAGTATATGAAACTCCATCAGGAATGATGAATTCAGTAGGATTACAAAATCCGGGAATAGATGGATTTATAAAAAATGAGCTACCTAAAATGCAAGAATTAAATACTAATATTTTAGCTAATGTTGGTGGTGGATGTTTTGAAGATTATGCAGAAGCTATTGAAAAATTAAATAATACTGTAGTAAATATGATTGAATTAAATATATCATGCCCAAATGTAAAATGTGGTGGAATGGCATATGGAATTAAATCAGAGGTTGCTTATGAATTTGTAAAACAAATAAAACAAATTTGTAAAAAACCACTTATGGTTAAATTATCACCCAATGCTGAAAATATAGTTGAAATGGCAGCTAAATGTGAAGAAGCAGGAGCAGATTCGTTAAGTTTAATAAATACATTAAAAGGTTTAGCAATAGATCCATATAAGAGAAAACCTATATTCAATAATGTGTATGCAGGACTTTCAGGTCCAGCAGTAAAACCAGTAGCATTAAGAATGGTGCACGAAGTAAGCAAAGCCGTTAGTATACCAGTAATAGGGCTTGGTGGAATATCTAATGGAATAGATGCAATAGAGTTTATGATGGCAGGAGCTAGAGCTATTCAAATAGGAACAATAAATTTTGTAAATCCTATGGCAGGAAAAGAAATCATAGAAGAAATGGAATCTTTCTGCAAAGAACAAGGAATAAAAGACATAAATGAAATTGTTGGTGTAATTTAA
- a CDS encoding phosphodiester glycosidase family protein, whose protein sequence is MDKNIKKQKKAVKARPNNSKKKKKRKKSSFKRILGFLVFMIAFTACTGPFVLLYGPFENAKRTFVGAAMTSMNHQFLATWFLSDEKIAEILGTSSMEQTQTSENTNVDEVEIPKIKDSNIELHTIENPKYNGYLLTIKDPTRIKVGYTSKLNVEGETTSQIAKNNNAIAAINGGGFTDSSSTAKWTGNGGLPTGIIMSKGKVIFNDKGENGKADLLGVTKEGKLIVGKYSVNELKKLNVEEALSFTPTLVVNGKMTPMAGDGGWGVAPRTVIGQRADGAILLLVIDGRSATSLGATLKEAQEVIYKCGAVNAINLDGGKSTTMYYNDKIINNPSDSLGERAIPTAIIVE, encoded by the coding sequence ATGGATAAAAACATAAAAAAGCAAAAGAAAGCAGTAAAAGCTAGGCCAAATAATTCTAAAAAAAAGAAAAAAAGAAAAAAGTCTTCTTTTAAAAGAATTTTAGGATTTTTAGTATTTATGATTGCTTTTACAGCTTGTACAGGCCCTTTTGTACTTTTGTATGGCCCTTTTGAAAATGCAAAAAGAACATTTGTTGGAGCAGCAATGACATCTATGAATCATCAATTTTTAGCAACATGGTTTTTATCAGATGAAAAGATAGCTGAAATTTTAGGTACTTCATCAATGGAGCAAACTCAAACTTCTGAAAATACCAATGTGGATGAAGTAGAAATACCAAAAATAAAAGATTCTAATATAGAATTACATACAATAGAAAATCCTAAATATAATGGATATCTTTTAACAATAAAAGATCCTACTAGAATTAAAGTTGGATACACTTCTAAATTAAATGTAGAAGGAGAAACCACTTCACAAATTGCAAAGAATAACAATGCAATAGCAGCAATAAATGGAGGTGGATTTACAGATAGTTCTTCAACAGCTAAGTGGACTGGCAATGGGGGTCTTCCAACTGGAATAATAATGAGTAAAGGAAAAGTAATATTCAATGATAAAGGTGAGAACGGAAAAGCAGATTTATTAGGAGTTACTAAAGAAGGAAAATTAATAGTAGGAAAGTATTCTGTAAATGAACTTAAAAAACTAAATGTAGAGGAAGCTTTGAGTTTTACACCAACTTTAGTTGTAAATGGTAAAATGACTCCAATGGCTGGTGATGGTGGTTGGGGTGTAGCTCCAAGAACCGTTATAGGACAAAGAGCAGATGGAGCAATTCTTCTTCTGGTTATAGATGGTAGAAGTGCAACAAGTTTAGGTGCTACATTAAAAGAAGCACAAGAGGTAATATATAAGTGTGGAGCTGTAAATGCTATAAATTTAGATGGTGGTAAATCTACAACAATGTACTATAATGATAAAATAATAAATAATCCATCAGATAGTTTAGGAGAAAGAGCAATACCAACAGCAATTATTGTTGAGTAA
- the pflB gene encoding formate C-acetyltransferase — MFKEWEGFKVGTWQESIDVRNFIQKNYKLYEGDSSFLEGISEKTTKVWEKAYELIVEEVKKGIIDVATDRVSGINNYEAGYIDKDNEVVVGLQTDAPLKRIVNPFGGMRMVKTSLKEYGYELDKDIDKYFSQYRKTHNEGVFDAYTKEIRLARSAGLLTGLPDAYGRGRIIGDYRRIALYGIDYLIEEKKNDLDNLQGDMLDELVRKREEVSMQIRALKEIKEMAAKYGVDISKPASNAKEAVQGLYFGYLAGIKENNGAATSFGRTSTFLDIYIERDLEAGLITEKEAQELVDQLIIKLRLVRHLRTPEYNELFGGDPTWVTESIGGIGINGKSLVTKNSFRYLHTLINLGASAEPNLTVLWSDRLPENFKKYCAEISIKTDAIQYENDEIMRPIYGDDYAIACCVSAMKVGKQMQFFGARCNLAKSLLYAINGGYDELKGMKVVPGIEPIGDEVLDFNKVRENYFKVLEYVAKIYVDTMNIIHNMHDKYAYEAGQMALHDTMVERLMAFGIAGLSVAIDSLSAIKYAKVKPIRNEEGITIDFVVEGDFPKYGNDDDRADDIGVELVAKFSSELKKHPLYRDAKHTLSALTITSNVMYGKKTGTTPDGRKKGEPLAPGANPMHGRDKNGALASLNSVAKIPYNEICQDGVSNTFSIVPDALGKNEEQKISNLVSILDGYFVQGAHHLNVNVLNRQTLIDAMENPDKYPTLTIRVSGYAVNFSRLSKEQQLEVISRTFHESI, encoded by the coding sequence ATGTTTAAAGAATGGGAAGGTTTTAAAGTTGGTACTTGGCAAGAAAGTATTGATGTAAGAAATTTTATACAAAAAAATTATAAATTGTATGAAGGTGATTCGAGCTTCTTAGAGGGTATAAGTGAAAAAACAACAAAGGTATGGGAAAAAGCATATGAATTAATTGTTGAAGAAGTTAAAAAAGGAATAATAGATGTTGCAACTGATAGAGTTTCAGGAATAAACAACTATGAAGCAGGATATATAGATAAAGATAATGAAGTAGTAGTAGGTTTACAAACTGATGCTCCACTTAAGAGAATAGTAAATCCTTTTGGTGGAATGAGAATGGTTAAAACTTCATTAAAGGAATATGGTTATGAATTAGATAAAGATATAGATAAATATTTTTCTCAATATAGAAAAACTCATAATGAGGGTGTTTTTGATGCATATACAAAAGAAATAAGACTTGCAAGAAGTGCAGGACTTTTAACAGGTCTTCCAGATGCTTATGGTAGAGGAAGAATAATAGGTGATTATAGAAGAATTGCTCTTTATGGTATAGATTATTTAATAGAAGAAAAGAAAAACGATCTTGATAATCTTCAAGGAGATATGCTTGATGAATTAGTAAGAAAAAGAGAAGAAGTATCTATGCAAATTAGAGCTTTAAAGGAAATCAAAGAGATGGCAGCTAAATATGGCGTTGATATATCTAAACCAGCATCTAATGCAAAAGAAGCTGTACAAGGATTATATTTTGGATATTTAGCTGGAATTAAAGAAAATAATGGAGCTGCTACTTCATTTGGTAGAACTTCAACATTTTTAGATATATATATCGAAAGAGATTTAGAGGCAGGATTAATAACTGAAAAAGAAGCTCAAGAATTAGTAGATCAACTTATAATAAAATTAAGATTAGTAAGACATTTAAGAACTCCAGAATATAATGAATTATTTGGTGGAGATCCAACATGGGTTACTGAATCAATTGGTGGAATAGGTATAAATGGCAAGTCATTAGTAACTAAGAATTCATTTAGATATCTACATACTTTAATTAATTTAGGTGCGTCAGCAGAACCTAATTTAACAGTTTTATGGTCAGATAGATTACCAGAAAACTTTAAAAAGTATTGTGCAGAGATATCAATAAAGACAGATGCGATTCAATATGAAAATGATGAAATTATGAGACCAATTTATGGTGATGATTATGCAATTGCTTGCTGTGTATCAGCAATGAAGGTTGGTAAACAAATGCAATTTTTTGGAGCTAGATGTAATTTGGCTAAATCACTTTTATATGCTATAAATGGTGGTTATGATGAATTAAAAGGTATGAAGGTAGTTCCAGGAATTGAACCCATTGGTGATGAAGTTTTAGATTTTAATAAAGTTAGAGAAAACTATTTTAAAGTTTTGGAATATGTTGCCAAAATCTATGTAGATACAATGAATATAATTCATAATATGCATGATAAATATGCTTATGAAGCTGGACAAATGGCTTTACATGATACTATGGTAGAAAGATTAATGGCATTTGGTATTGCAGGACTTTCAGTTGCAATAGATTCATTATCAGCTATCAAATATGCAAAAGTTAAACCTATAAGAAATGAAGAAGGAATAACTATAGACTTTGTAGTAGAAGGAGATTTCCCTAAATACGGAAATGATGATGACAGAGCAGACGATATAGGGGTAGAATTAGTAGCTAAGTTCTCAAGTGAACTTAAAAAACATCCTTTATACAGAGATGCTAAACATACATTATCAGCACTTACAATAACATCTAATGTTATGTATGGTAAGAAGACAGGTACGACACCAGATGGAAGAAAAAAAGGTGAACCATTAGCACCAGGAGCTAATCCAATGCATGGAAGAGATAAAAATGGAGCATTAGCATCATTAAATTCAGTTGCTAAGATTCCTTATAATGAAATTTGTCAAGATGGTGTATCAAATACATTTTCAATTGTTCCAGACGCACTTGGAAAAAATGAAGAACAAAAAATATCTAATTTAGTTTCAATATTAGATGGATATTTTGTACAAGGTGCACACCATTTAAATGTTAATGTTCTTAACAGACAAACATTAATAGATGCCATGGAAAATCCAGATAAATATCCAACATTAACAATTAGAGTTTCTGGATATGCTGTTAACTTTAGCAGATTATCAAAAGAACAACAATTAGAAGTTATAAGCAGAACTTTCCATGAAAGTATTTAA
- a CDS encoding 3'-5' exonuclease — MKLLFFDTETTSIKPGSICQLSYITVDASAKPQITTGKNFFFTVDEMSPSAQQVHGFSLEKLYELSNGQYFEDLVPEFFNDFREADFLIGHNVNFDIKFLKHELSLLGEEFLPKHSFCTMSHYKDICKIPKANGEIKNPKLEEVINFLGITKEKITKTSDNLFKGSGNYHDARFDTAATYLTVIEGLKKGYLPRGYFTNLLKNR; from the coding sequence ATGAAATTATTATTTTTTGACACAGAAACTACTAGCATAAAACCAGGTAGTATTTGTCAATTGAGTTATATAACTGTAGATGCAAGTGCTAAGCCACAAATAACAACGGGAAAAAATTTCTTTTTTACAGTTGATGAAATGAGTCCTTCAGCTCAACAAGTTCATGGTTTTTCTTTAGAAAAATTATATGAATTATCAAATGGACAATACTTTGAAGATTTAGTGCCTGAATTTTTTAATGATTTTAGAGAAGCAGATTTTTTAATAGGACATAATGTAAACTTTGATATTAAATTTTTAAAGCATGAACTTTCCTTACTTGGAGAAGAATTTCTACCAAAACATTCTTTTTGTACTATGTCTCACTATAAGGATATATGTAAAATCCCCAAGGCAAATGGCGAAATAAAAAATCCAAAATTAGAAGAAGTAATAAATTTTCTTGGAATAACAAAAGAAAAAATAACTAAAACTTCCGATAATTTATTTAAAGGTAGTGGAAATTATCATGATGCAAGATTTGATACAGCAGCAACTTACTTAACTGTAATTGAAGGATTAAAAAAAGGATATCTTCCAAGAGGATATTTTACAAATTTGTTAAAAAACAGATAA
- the pyrE gene encoding orotate phosphoribosyltransferase, with product MEAYKKEFIEFMIECGVLTFGDFITKSGRKTPFFVNTGNYKTGSQLKKLGEYYAEAIKANYSEDYNIVFGPAYKGIPLSVTVTMALSDKYGIDVSYCSNRKEVKDHGDKGILLGGKLNDGDKILIVEDVTTSGKSIYETMPILKEQGNVDVIGLVISVNRMEKGQGEKSALVELEEKYGFKACSIVTMNEVVQYLHNKEVDGKVIINDEIKARIDEYYKEYGTK from the coding sequence ATGGAAGCATATAAAAAAGAGTTTATTGAATTTATGATAGAGTGTGGAGTTTTAACTTTTGGAGATTTTATAACTAAAAGTGGAAGAAAGACACCATTCTTTGTTAATACAGGTAATTATAAAACTGGAAGTCAATTAAAAAAACTAGGAGAATATTATGCAGAAGCTATAAAAGCAAATTATAGTGAAGATTATAATATAGTATTTGGACCAGCGTATAAAGGAATTCCACTAAGCGTTACAGTTACAATGGCTTTAAGTGATAAATATGGAATAGATGTAAGCTATTGTTCAAATAGAAAAGAAGTTAAAGATCATGGAGACAAAGGCATACTTCTTGGAGGTAAATTAAATGATGGGGATAAAATTTTAATAGTAGAAGATGTAACTACATCAGGAAAATCTATTTATGAAACAATGCCTATATTAAAGGAACAAGGAAATGTAGATGTTATAGGGTTAGTTATATCTGTTAATAGAATGGAAAAAGGTCAAGGTGAAAAATCTGCATTAGTAGAGTTAGAAGAAAAGTATGGGTTTAAAGCTTGTTCAATAGTTACAATGAATGAAGTTGTACAATATTTACATAATAAAGAAGTTGATGGGAAAGTAATAATTAATGATGAAATAAAAGCTAGAATAGATGAATACTATAAAGAATATGGAACTAAGTAG